From the genome of Rhodothermales bacterium, one region includes:
- a CDS encoding class I SAM-dependent methyltransferase — MPIATGSISRMCAFLVLAGALWPAGCATQPESDEPDPTAGYYTDGAPQSPEGSGRFYLGREVARSGDTPDVTEWLERPGREAEEFPTRLIQALELAPAEIVADIGAGTGYFTFRMAAQVPEGKVYAVDIQPAMLETIRERMKEEGVTNIETVQGTAMSPNLPAGSVDLALIVVSYHEFSHPREMMEHVVEALKPGGRFVLVEYRGEDPTVPVSAVRRMSEDQAIKEMRAVGLRWRETKDILPQQHFMVFEKPD; from the coding sequence ATGCCCATCGCTACCGGTTCGATCTCACGCATGTGTGCTTTCCTCGTGCTCGCGGGCGCCCTCTGGCCGGCGGGTTGCGCTACGCAGCCGGAATCCGATGAGCCCGACCCCACCGCCGGTTATTACACCGACGGCGCGCCGCAATCCCCTGAAGGCAGCGGCCGGTTTTACCTCGGCCGCGAGGTCGCGCGCAGCGGCGACACGCCGGACGTCACGGAGTGGCTCGAACGGCCCGGGCGGGAGGCGGAGGAATTTCCTACCCGGCTGATCCAGGCGCTGGAGCTGGCGCCGGCGGAGATCGTGGCCGATATCGGGGCCGGCACGGGGTATTTCACGTTTCGGATGGCCGCCCAGGTGCCCGAGGGAAAGGTGTATGCGGTGGATATCCAGCCCGCCATGCTCGAAACCATCCGCGAGCGGATGAAAGAGGAGGGGGTTACGAACATCGAGACCGTGCAGGGGACCGCCATGAGCCCCAACCTGCCGGCCGGCAGCGTGGACCTCGCCCTCATCGTGGTGTCCTACCACGAGTTTTCCCATCCGCGCGAGATGATGGAGCACGTGGTGGAGGCCCTCAAACCGGGCGGACGCTTTGTGCTCGTCGAATACCGGGGCGAGGATCCTACCGTACCCGTCAGCGCCGTACGCCGCATGTCCGAGGATCAGGCCATCAAGGAGATGCGCGCGGTGGGCCTCCGGTGGCGCGAGACGAAGGACATCCTTCCCCAGCAGCACTTCATGGTGTTCGAGAAGCCGGATTGA
- a CDS encoding glycerol-3-phosphate dehydrogenase/oxidase codes for MHRDDLISRLTDRSETWDMLIVGGGATGLGAAIESASRGYNTLLVEQHDFAKGTSSRSTKLVHGGVRYLQQGNISLVVEALRERGRLLRNAPHLVHNLPFVVPNYDWWEGPFYGIGLKIYDMLAGKEGFGPSRFLSREETLRRIPTIEPDGLRGGTIYHDGQFDDSRLAITMARTAVDLGAAVLNYVEVTGLIKENDQVKGVRLRDREAGTEHEIRAKVVINATGVFSDGVRRMDDADAAPIIQPSQGVHIVLDRSFLPGDSAIMVPHTDDGRVLFAIPWHERTVIGTTDTPMTDASLEPRPLADELAFLLEHAKRYLTKDPEPSDVLSCFAGLRPLVRSAGEGTTAELSRDHTLQISRSGLVTITGGKWTTYRKMAEDTVDHAAVIAQLEDRPTVTPSLHLHGWHEYSETFGPLAHYGADAPALRTLCKETPEGQGLLHPNLPYQKGEVLWAARHEMARSVEDVLARRTRALLLDARASIACAPDVARLLAGVLHRDERWQQEQVRAYQEMAMGYVHPG; via the coding sequence ATGCATCGCGACGACCTGATCAGCCGGCTCACCGACCGCTCGGAAACGTGGGACATGCTCATCGTCGGCGGAGGCGCCACCGGACTCGGCGCGGCGATCGAATCCGCCTCCCGGGGATACAATACCCTGCTGGTGGAGCAGCACGACTTTGCCAAAGGAACGTCGAGCCGGAGCACGAAGCTCGTCCATGGCGGGGTGCGGTATCTGCAGCAGGGCAACATCTCGCTGGTGGTGGAGGCCTTGCGCGAGCGGGGCCGGCTGCTGCGCAACGCTCCGCATCTGGTGCACAACCTGCCGTTCGTCGTGCCGAACTACGACTGGTGGGAAGGGCCCTTTTACGGCATCGGCCTGAAGATCTACGACATGCTCGCCGGCAAAGAAGGCTTCGGCCCCTCGCGCTTTCTGTCCCGCGAGGAGACGCTCCGGCGCATCCCCACCATCGAGCCGGACGGACTCCGCGGCGGCACGATCTACCACGACGGCCAGTTCGACGATTCGCGGCTCGCGATCACGATGGCGCGCACCGCGGTTGATCTCGGCGCGGCGGTCCTCAATTACGTGGAGGTGACCGGCCTGATCAAGGAAAACGATCAAGTGAAGGGCGTACGGCTGCGCGACCGGGAAGCCGGCACGGAGCACGAGATCCGGGCGAAGGTGGTGATCAATGCGACGGGCGTCTTCAGCGACGGCGTCCGCCGGATGGACGACGCCGACGCTGCGCCGATCATCCAGCCGAGCCAGGGCGTGCATATCGTGCTCGACCGGTCGTTCCTCCCCGGCGACAGCGCGATCATGGTGCCCCACACCGACGACGGCCGCGTGCTCTTCGCCATCCCCTGGCACGAACGCACCGTCATCGGGACGACGGACACGCCGATGACAGACGCCTCCCTCGAGCCGCGGCCACTGGCCGACGAACTCGCCTTTCTGCTCGAACACGCCAAGCGGTATCTCACCAAAGACCCCGAGCCCTCCGATGTGCTCAGCTGCTTCGCCGGCCTGCGGCCGCTCGTTCGCTCCGCGGGAGAAGGAACGACGGCGGAGCTGTCGCGGGACCACACGCTCCAGATATCGCGTTCGGGTCTCGTGACGATCACTGGCGGGAAATGGACCACCTACCGCAAGATGGCGGAAGACACCGTCGACCACGCCGCCGTCATTGCCCAGCTCGAGGACCGGCCCACGGTGACGCCCTCCCTCCACCTGCACGGCTGGCACGAATACAGCGAAACGTTCGGGCCGCTGGCGCACTACGGCGCCGACGCGCCCGCACTGCGCACCCTGTGCAAGGAAACGCCGGAAGGTCAGGGCCTGCTGCATCCCAATCTCCCCTATCAGAAAGGCGAAGTGCTCTGGGCCGCGCGACACGAGATGGCGCGCAGCGTCGAGGATGTGCTCGCCCGCCGGACAAGGGCGCTCCTGCTGGATGCCCGCGCGAGCATCGCCTGTGCCCCGGACGTGGCGCGCCTGCTCGCCGGCGTACTGCACCGGGATGAACGCTGGCAACAGGAACAGGTGCGCGCCTATCAGGAGATGGCGATGGGGTACGTGCACCCCGGCTGA
- a CDS encoding DUF805 domain-containing protein yields the protein MLRELYTIKGRLGREAYLNRYLATAGVLVGTLLAFGFQDALGLGHSALTALLAVASLATLSLVAAAIRRLHDMDRSAWHLVLILVPVYNLYLFLSLLCVKGEEAINGYGLRPEPL from the coding sequence ATGCTGCGAGAACTGTACACCATCAAGGGCCGTCTCGGCCGCGAAGCCTATCTGAACCGGTATCTGGCCACGGCCGGCGTGCTCGTCGGCACGCTGCTGGCCTTCGGCTTCCAGGATGCGCTGGGGCTCGGTCATTCCGCTCTCACCGCGCTCCTTGCCGTCGCCTCGCTCGCCACGCTGAGCCTGGTGGCGGCCGCCATCCGCCGGCTCCACGACATGGACCGCTCCGCCTGGCACCTCGTCCTCATTCTGGTGCCCGTCTATAATCTGTACCTCTTTCTTTCCCTGCTCTGCGTGAAGGGCGAGGAAGCGATCAATGGCTACGGCCTGCGCCCCGAGCCGTTGTGA